The bacterium genome window below encodes:
- the ftsY gene encoding signal recognition particle-docking protein FtsY, giving the protein MKEEKNIFGRLKKVLSKTRHNIFKRLLDKEIIKEEELEESLILSDVGVSTTSQLINLLKDDFYPNKESFLKAVKENLLKILMKCKKKEDPERYPLVLIVVGVNGVGKTTTIAKIAYRYKILGKKILLVAADTFRAAAIEQLKKWADNLEIDLVKHQDGADPGAVVFDALTAAKVRNIEVVIIDTAGRMHNQANLMKELKKIKNICQKKMEIGLCKVLLILDANTGQNALRQISLFHQEVGIDGLIMTKLDGTSKGGILVTISHEFMIPIEYLGIGEKFEDLIEFKAEDFVEALFDEKKDQED; this is encoded by the coding sequence ATGAAAGAAGAAAAGAATATCTTTGGAAGACTAAAAAAGGTTTTATCTAAAACCCGTCATAATATTTTTAAAAGGTTATTAGATAAAGAAATAATCAAGGAAGAAGAATTAGAAGAATCATTAATCTTATCGGATGTAGGAGTAAGCACTACTTCTCAGTTAATAAATCTTTTAAAAGATGATTTTTATCCCAATAAAGAGTCATTTTTAAAAGCTGTCAAGGAGAATCTTTTAAAGATATTGATGAAGTGTAAAAAAAAAGAAGACCCAGAAAGATATCCTTTAGTCCTAATAGTCGTAGGGGTCAATGGAGTAGGAAAGACTACCACCATAGCCAAGATAGCTTATCGGTATAAAATTTTAGGTAAAAAAATACTCTTAGTGGCTGCTGATACTTTTCGAGCTGCTGCTATCGAACAGCTAAAGAAGTGGGCCGATAATTTAGAGATAGACTTGGTAAAACATCAAGATGGAGCTGATCCTGGCGCTGTAGTATTTGACGCTTTAACAGCTGCTAAAGTTAGAAACATAGAGGTAGTGATTATTGATACGGCTGGAAGAATGCATAACCAAGCCAACTTAATGAAGGAACTTAAAAAGATAAAGAATATTTGCCAGAAAAAGATGGAAATTGGTCTTTGCAAGGTCCTATTAATATTAGATGCTAATACCGGTCAAAACGCTTTAAGGCAGATATCTTTATTCCATCAAGAAGTAGGTATAGATGGCCTTATTATGACTAAATTAGATGGGACTTCTAAAGGAGGCATCTTAGTCACTATTAGCCACGAATTTATGATTCCTATTGAGTATCTAGGAATTGGCGAAAAATTTGAAGATTTAATTGAGTTTAAGGCAGAAGATTTCGTAGAAGCTTTATTTGATGAAAAGAAAGATCAAGAAGACTAG
- a CDS encoding capsule assembly Wzi family protein has protein sequence MRISLILFLTLVISLCQITSNASQPFLKINEIHLDLLCLDKYLQIENNDGKVNQEGQNYNLIFNTQINLYKNLVIYLNPELKEAGDLNLLQGYLNLKLSNSQITLGKKSLWWGPGKHGSMLLSNNIEPFLLLKLSNDQPIILPWAGKLLGDINYSWLLTRLEEERVIPYPYLTGLRINFSPSLSFNFSLNRVIIFGGQGRESYSFSDYWKMILASHENEPGKLNNNQLAGFDFTLQASNIKFIKSFWPRGEDLIIYGDFVGEDEAGSLPCKWGRLGGISLTALKRRVNLTLEYADNSLKNSRTYFYTHGIYQSGYTYQQRIIGHHMGGDAEDFYLNLSYQLRRCLLELTYDLENKGLSLSNIEKKKQYLVKIGGLKRGNLAFSAKYGYQRIKDKNNLPSPEETNQLIYLEVKLAFF, from the coding sequence ATGAGGATAAGCTTAATTCTTTTTTTAACATTGGTAATTTCTTTATGCCAAATTACTTCTAATGCCAGCCAACCATTCTTAAAGATAAATGAAATTCATCTCGATCTTCTTTGTCTTGATAAATATCTTCAAATTGAAAATAATGATGGAAAAGTCAACCAAGAAGGCCAAAACTATAATCTTATTTTTAATACCCAGATTAATCTCTATAAAAATTTAGTGATCTATCTTAATCCAGAACTAAAGGAGGCCGGAGATTTAAATCTTCTTCAAGGTTACTTAAATCTTAAGTTAAGTAACTCCCAGATTACTTTAGGTAAAAAATCTCTTTGGTGGGGACCAGGGAAACATGGTTCGATGTTACTTTCTAACAATATAGAACCTTTCTTGCTTCTTAAACTTTCTAACGATCAGCCGATAATTTTACCATGGGCAGGGAAACTTTTAGGAGATATTAATTATAGTTGGCTTTTGACACGTCTTGAAGAAGAGAGAGTTATTCCTTATCCCTACCTGACTGGATTAAGAATTAATTTTTCTCCTTCTTTATCATTTAATTTTAGCTTAAATAGGGTAATAATCTTTGGTGGACAGGGAAGAGAAAGCTATTCTTTTAGTGACTACTGGAAGATGATCTTAGCTAGTCATGAGAACGAGCCAGGTAAGCTAAATAACAACCAATTAGCTGGATTTGACTTTACTCTCCAAGCTTCAAATATTAAGTTTATTAAATCTTTTTGGCCACGAGGAGAAGATCTCATTATCTATGGAGATTTTGTAGGAGAAGATGAAGCTGGTTCTCTTCCTTGTAAATGGGGGAGGTTAGGTGGAATTTCGTTAACTGCGTTAAAAAGGAGAGTTAATTTAACCTTAGAATATGCTGACAATAGCCTTAAAAACAGCCGGACTTACTTTTATACTCATGGAATTTATCAAAGTGGCTATACTTATCAGCAGAGAATTATTGGTCACCATATGGGAGGGGATGCTGAGGATTTTTATTTAAATCTAAGCTATCAACTAAGGAGATGTCTTTTAGAATTAACCTATGATCTAGAAAATAAAGGTCTTTCTCTAAGTAATATAGAAAAAAAGAAACAGTACTTAGTTAAGATAGGTGGCTTAAAAAGAGGAAACTTGGCCTTTTCTGCCAAGTATGGCTATCAAAGGATTAAAGATAAAAATAATTTACCCTCCCCTGAAGAAACTAATCAATTAATCTACCTTGAAGTTAAGTTGGCCTTTTTCTAG